From a region of the Gossypium raimondii isolate GPD5lz chromosome 10, ASM2569854v1, whole genome shotgun sequence genome:
- the LOC105778575 gene encoding CBL-interacting protein kinase 21-like isoform X1: MCCLLDLSPKELSFATSNTTLVIMGFSLGLLVIMPLLLVTTLITTLSAELFVNGEIVQRSPERQRRVELQPQRAQDRPRCKFMPLIADKSQVYTQHAYMRPLGVDLGASNFGVARLLRHKGTKELIGMKYIERGHKIDENVAREIINHRSLRHPNIIRFKEVVLMPTHLAIVIEYAAGGELFDRICSAGRFSEDEARYFF, translated from the exons ATGTGTTGCCTCTTAGATCTATCCCCGAAGGAGCTGTCATTTGCAACGTCGAACACCACGTTGGTGATCATGGGGTTTTCGCTCGGGCTTCTGGTGATTATGCCATTGTTATTAGTCACAACCCTGATAACGACACTATCAG CTGAATTGTTTGTTAATGGGGAGATTGTTCAACGATCACCAGAAAGACAAAGGAGGGTGGAACTACAACCGCAAAGGGCCCAAGACAGACCAAGGTGCAAGTTTATGCCTTT GATTGCTGACAAATCACAGGTTTACACTCAACATGCTTATATGAGACCTCTTGGAGTTG ATTTGGGAGCCAGCAATTTTGGGGTTGCTCGACTTCTCAGACACAAGGGTACCAAGGAGCTTATTGGTATGAAATATATTGAGAGAGGTcacaag ATAGATGAGAATGTGGCAAGAGAGATTATCAATCACAGATCTCTTAGACACCCTAATATAATCCGGTTCAAGGAG GTGGTTTTGATGCCTACCCATTTAGCAATTGTGATAGAGTATGCTGCTGGTGGTGAGCTCTTTGATCGAATTTGCAGTGCTGGTAGATTCAGTGAAGATGAG GCTAGATATTTTTTTTAG
- the LOC105778693 gene encoding phosphoinositide phosphatase SAC2, translated as MVFYFKARAEAGNYIIFMGLDKYKNAELIKYGFIEDIWYKKLLSSVDLTKDFFFSYSYNVMCSLQKKLYNNEPGEVLYETRSFKLLLIARRSRHYEPAKR; from the exons ATGGTGTTTTACTTCAAAGCGCGGGCAGAAGCTGGTAATTACATCATTTTCATGGGTCTTGACAAGTACAAGAACGCGGAGCTCATCAAATATGGCTTCATCGAAGATATCTG GTACAAGAAGCTCCTAAGCTCAGTGGATCTTACAAAGGACTTCTTCTTCAGCTATTCATACAATGTTATGTGTAGTCTTCAAAAGAAATTGTATAATAACGAACCAGGTGAGGTTCTTTATGAGACCAGGAGTTTCAAACTTTTGCTCATTGCAAGACGATCCCGTCACTATGAACCTGCGAAGAGGTAA
- the LOC105778575 gene encoding serine/threonine-protein kinase SRK2E-like isoform X2, whose amino-acid sequence MCCLLDLSPKELSFATSNTTLVIMGFSLGLLVIMPLLLVTTLITTLSAELFVNGEIVQRSPERQRRVELQPQRAQDRPRIADKSQVYTQHAYMRPLGVDLGASNFGVARLLRHKGTKELIGMKYIERGHKIDENVAREIINHRSLRHPNIIRFKEVVLMPTHLAIVIEYAAGGELFDRICSAGRFSEDEARYFF is encoded by the exons ATGTGTTGCCTCTTAGATCTATCCCCGAAGGAGCTGTCATTTGCAACGTCGAACACCACGTTGGTGATCATGGGGTTTTCGCTCGGGCTTCTGGTGATTATGCCATTGTTATTAGTCACAACCCTGATAACGACACTATCAG CTGAATTGTTTGTTAATGGGGAGATTGTTCAACGATCACCAGAAAGACAAAGGAGGGTGGAACTACAACCGCAAAGGGCCCAAGACAGACCAAG GATTGCTGACAAATCACAGGTTTACACTCAACATGCTTATATGAGACCTCTTGGAGTTG ATTTGGGAGCCAGCAATTTTGGGGTTGCTCGACTTCTCAGACACAAGGGTACCAAGGAGCTTATTGGTATGAAATATATTGAGAGAGGTcacaag ATAGATGAGAATGTGGCAAGAGAGATTATCAATCACAGATCTCTTAGACACCCTAATATAATCCGGTTCAAGGAG GTGGTTTTGATGCCTACCCATTTAGCAATTGTGATAGAGTATGCTGCTGGTGGTGAGCTCTTTGATCGAATTTGCAGTGCTGGTAGATTCAGTGAAGATGAG GCTAGATATTTTTTTTAG
- the LOC105778575 gene encoding calcium/calmodulin-dependent protein kinase II-like isoform X3, translating into MCCLLDLSPKELSFATSNTTLVIMGFSLGLLVIMPLLLVTTLITTLSAELFVNGEIVQRSPERQRRVELQPQRAQDRPRCKFMPLIADKSQVYTQHAYMRPLGVDENVAREIINHRSLRHPNIIRFKEVVLMPTHLAIVIEYAAGGELFDRICSAGRFSEDEARYFF; encoded by the exons ATGTGTTGCCTCTTAGATCTATCCCCGAAGGAGCTGTCATTTGCAACGTCGAACACCACGTTGGTGATCATGGGGTTTTCGCTCGGGCTTCTGGTGATTATGCCATTGTTATTAGTCACAACCCTGATAACGACACTATCAG CTGAATTGTTTGTTAATGGGGAGATTGTTCAACGATCACCAGAAAGACAAAGGAGGGTGGAACTACAACCGCAAAGGGCCCAAGACAGACCAAGGTGCAAGTTTATGCCTTT GATTGCTGACAAATCACAGGTTTACACTCAACATGCTTATATGAGACCTCTTGGAGTTG ATGAGAATGTGGCAAGAGAGATTATCAATCACAGATCTCTTAGACACCCTAATATAATCCGGTTCAAGGAG GTGGTTTTGATGCCTACCCATTTAGCAATTGTGATAGAGTATGCTGCTGGTGGTGAGCTCTTTGATCGAATTTGCAGTGCTGGTAGATTCAGTGAAGATGAG GCTAGATATTTTTTTTAG
- the LOC105778575 gene encoding serine/threonine-protein kinase SRK2B-like isoform X4 gives MCCLLDLSPKELSFATSNTTLVIMGFSLGLLVIMPLLLVTTLITTLSAELFVNGEIVQRSPERQRRVELQPQRAQDRPRIADKSQVYTQHAYMRPLGVDENVAREIINHRSLRHPNIIRFKEVVLMPTHLAIVIEYAAGGELFDRICSAGRFSEDEARYFF, from the exons ATGTGTTGCCTCTTAGATCTATCCCCGAAGGAGCTGTCATTTGCAACGTCGAACACCACGTTGGTGATCATGGGGTTTTCGCTCGGGCTTCTGGTGATTATGCCATTGTTATTAGTCACAACCCTGATAACGACACTATCAG CTGAATTGTTTGTTAATGGGGAGATTGTTCAACGATCACCAGAAAGACAAAGGAGGGTGGAACTACAACCGCAAAGGGCCCAAGACAGACCAAG GATTGCTGACAAATCACAGGTTTACACTCAACATGCTTATATGAGACCTCTTGGAGTTG ATGAGAATGTGGCAAGAGAGATTATCAATCACAGATCTCTTAGACACCCTAATATAATCCGGTTCAAGGAG GTGGTTTTGATGCCTACCCATTTAGCAATTGTGATAGAGTATGCTGCTGGTGGTGAGCTCTTTGATCGAATTTGCAGTGCTGGTAGATTCAGTGAAGATGAG GCTAGATATTTTTTTTAG